One Triticum dicoccoides isolate Atlit2015 ecotype Zavitan chromosome 5B, WEW_v2.0, whole genome shotgun sequence genomic window carries:
- the LOC119312764 gene encoding uncharacterized protein LOC119312764 isoform X2 produces MAGSRRRRRRGRARLPQQGAEPSPPAETALSSREVNTVERTSKNACPASASTSLPLSGPHVCADLLDSLLQEILLHEIIALFDSFHDFLAFIGTCRSWRAAVSTFPSVHTFSFPPLHFKPDGPYVRPHSGPIKPILLSDCKWQLSDPSKKNSSLACSVPKNSPNKMRYLGCSYGYLIFSYEVHCLLVDVYTGRKVGKNFWSEHTLDLDDELIYQIVFFKGDIFVVDAVLRLHTIHLTPQFRMQKIAIKKEFVPMNSWLVVCGDMLLMIEQDFSSGRLGGSSDAFFRIFRLNFSVEPAKWVKLDKLDNYALFVSLDRRNPTFCCMSPERWGGKSNCIYFARLSEDPDETWTAVEFGQPVPDSAVRSMFFYDISLSLDCGVLSSLWVFPSLVYGSG; encoded by the exons ATGgccggaagccgccgccgccgccgccgcggaagaGCGCGGCTGCCGCAGCAGGGTGCCGAACCCTCGCCGCCGGCAGAAACCGCTCTCAGCTCCAG AGAAGTTAACACTGTGGAGAGAACCTCGAAGAACGCCTGCCCTGCCTCAGCCTCTACCTCCCTGCCTTTGTCTGGACCTCATGTTTGTGCAGATCTCCTGGACAGCCTGCTTCAAGAAATTCTGCTTCACGAAATTATTGCTCTGTTTGACTCATTCCATGACTTCCTTGCATTCATTGGCACCTGCCGCTCTTGGCGTGCTGCAGTCTCTACCTTTCCCTCTGTGCATACATTCAGCTTCCCGCCGCTCCACTTCAAACCAGATGGTCCTTATGTTCGTCCACATAGCGGCCCTATCAAGCCCATCCTTTTATCTGATTGCAAATGGCAGCTCAGTGATCCTAGCAAGAAAAACTCATCCCTTGCGTGTTCAGTGCCTAAAAATAGTCCAAATAAAATGCGCTATTTGGGCTGCTCGTATGGGTATCTTATCTTCTCCTACGAGGTTCACTGCCTCCTTGTCGATGTGTACACTGGTCGCAAG GTTGGAAAAAACTTCTGGTCAGAGCACACCCTTGATCTTGATGATGAACTCATCTATCAGATTGTTTTCTTCAAAGGTGATATCTTTGTCGTAGATGCTGTTCTCAGGCTCCACACTATACACCTGACACCTCAATTCcgcatgcaaaaaatagcaattaaAAAGGAGTTTGTGCCTATGAACTCATGGTTGGTGGTCTGTGGTGACATGCTTCTCATGATTGAGCAAGACTTCAGCTCTGGCAGATTGGGTGGCTCATCTGACGCATTCTTTAGGATCTTTCGCCTCAACTTCTCTGTCGAGCCAGCTAAGTGGGTGAAGTTGGACAAGTTGGATAATTATGCTCTGTTTGTAAGCCTTGACAGAAGGAATCCTACATTTTGTTGCATGAGCCCGGAAAGATGGGGAGGAAAGAGTAACTGCATTTATTTTGCGAGGCTATCTGAAGATCCCGATGAAACATGGACCGCGGTCGAGTTTGGTCAGCCAGTGCCAGACAGCGCAGTCCGCTCCATGTTCTTCTATGATATTTCGCTCTCTCTAGACTGTGGTGTACTAAGTAGCCTCTGGGTGTTCCCCAGTTTAGTTTATGGTTCTGGCTAG
- the LOC119312764 gene encoding uncharacterized protein LOC119312764 isoform X1 produces the protein MAGSRRRRRRGRARLPQQGAEPSPPAETALSSREVNTVERTSKNACPASASTSLPLSGPHVCADLLDSLLQEILLHEIIALFDSFHDFLAFIGTCRSWRAAVSTFPSVHTFSFPPLHFKPDGPYVRPHSGPIKPILLSDCKWQLSDPSKKNSSLACSVPKNSPNKMRYLGCSYGYLIFSYEVHCLLVDVYTGRKVRPPKLPRNNDLGYFCGIGILTAPLISPNSRLLLFSRDSMFEWQVGKNFWSEHTLDLDDELIYQIVFFKGDIFVVDAVLRLHTIHLTPQFRMQKIAIKKEFVPMNSWLVVCGDMLLMIEQDFSSGRLGGSSDAFFRIFRLNFSVEPAKWVKLDKLDNYALFVSLDRRNPTFCCMSPERWGGKSNCIYFARLSEDPDETWTAVEFGQPVPDSAVRSMFFYDISLSLDCGVLSSLWVFPSLVYGSG, from the exons ATGgccggaagccgccgccgccgccgccgcggaagaGCGCGGCTGCCGCAGCAGGGTGCCGAACCCTCGCCGCCGGCAGAAACCGCTCTCAGCTCCAG AGAAGTTAACACTGTGGAGAGAACCTCGAAGAACGCCTGCCCTGCCTCAGCCTCTACCTCCCTGCCTTTGTCTGGACCTCATGTTTGTGCAGATCTCCTGGACAGCCTGCTTCAAGAAATTCTGCTTCACGAAATTATTGCTCTGTTTGACTCATTCCATGACTTCCTTGCATTCATTGGCACCTGCCGCTCTTGGCGTGCTGCAGTCTCTACCTTTCCCTCTGTGCATACATTCAGCTTCCCGCCGCTCCACTTCAAACCAGATGGTCCTTATGTTCGTCCACATAGCGGCCCTATCAAGCCCATCCTTTTATCTGATTGCAAATGGCAGCTCAGTGATCCTAGCAAGAAAAACTCATCCCTTGCGTGTTCAGTGCCTAAAAATAGTCCAAATAAAATGCGCTATTTGGGCTGCTCGTATGGGTATCTTATCTTCTCCTACGAGGTTCACTGCCTCCTTGTCGATGTGTACACTGGTCGCAAGGTGAGGCCACCCAAACTCCCACGTAACAATGATCTTGGGTACTTTTGTGGCATAGGCATCCTTACGGCCCCATTGATTTCACCCAACTCTCGCCTCCTCCTTTTCTCAAGAGATTCCATGTTTGAGTGGCAGGTTGGAAAAAACTTCTGGTCAGAGCACACCCTTGATCTTGATGATGAACTCATCTATCAGATTGTTTTCTTCAAAGGTGATATCTTTGTCGTAGATGCTGTTCTCAGGCTCCACACTATACACCTGACACCTCAATTCcgcatgcaaaaaatagcaattaaAAAGGAGTTTGTGCCTATGAACTCATGGTTGGTGGTCTGTGGTGACATGCTTCTCATGATTGAGCAAGACTTCAGCTCTGGCAGATTGGGTGGCTCATCTGACGCATTCTTTAGGATCTTTCGCCTCAACTTCTCTGTCGAGCCAGCTAAGTGGGTGAAGTTGGACAAGTTGGATAATTATGCTCTGTTTGTAAGCCTTGACAGAAGGAATCCTACATTTTGTTGCATGAGCCCGGAAAGATGGGGAGGAAAGAGTAACTGCATTTATTTTGCGAGGCTATCTGAAGATCCCGATGAAACATGGACCGCGGTCGAGTTTGGTCAGCCAGTGCCAGACAGCGCAGTCCGCTCCATGTTCTTCTATGATATTTCGCTCTCTCTAGACTGTGGTGTACTAAGTAGCCTCTGGGTGTTCCCCAGTTTAGTTTATGGTTCTGGCTAG